A window of Rosa rugosa chromosome 7, drRosRugo1.1, whole genome shotgun sequence genomic DNA:
CTTTGTAAAGGTTTAAAGTTTATTGCATAGGATATTTTAGACCATCACGATTCACAAACCAAGAGTCTAGTTTTATGAACCTCCTCGTTTCAAAAATGTTTTGATTCATgtgtaaaagaaaaaatgaagggcCTATTTAGCACCATGTGTAGAGCTCTCTACACTGACCAAGAAAGTGCTTATGAACAAAGCCTTCTAAAATTATCTTTTTTTGTTTGGGCTATGGAAAATGAACTCTTTAACAGATATTTGTTCAGTGAAACATTACCAAGTATATATGAGTCTGAATAAAGTTCAGTTTAGCAAAGTTTATACTTTGTAAAAAATATTTGATAAAATTTAGTTTTTACATACAGTTTATTTTATGATTGAAATCAAGTTATATCAAACTTGACCTAACTGGTATGAAGTCTATCGAAATATCAGAATTGTAATCAGAATTCTTAGGACAATTATTTGTTCAATTGAGTGGAGGTCCTGCTTTTATGTGTGTGGTAAGTGTTAACCCACTCTATGCGTTCATAGAATTATAGCACATGGCAACTTATGATAAGGAGTCTGTAAGGTCAAGTTTCATTCAAAGAGGAGGAGACCAACTACCAAGTCATCCCACTTAAGAAACTTTAGCCTCGACATTTTCAGTTTTGCATTCTCTCTCAATGTGAAAACCCATATATTCAATCTTGGCTTCTGTAGATGGATTCAACACTGGGAACAAGGCTTGATGATAAGAGAACATATTAGCTCATCTTTTCATCCTGACCAGTATCAATTTATCTAGGAATCTAGGATATAGTTCAGAAAAGCTTGAAGCTTAAATAACTCAACCAGACAATCATGAAACATTCCTGTTCCATCAGCATCAGAATTTCAACTTATTATAGTTACTCAACCTTCATTAATAATAACCAATAACACAGGATATGTAAACCCCAGGAAGGGAAAAAACATTAAGAAGGCAAAAACTCTATATAACATATATCTGCATATAGGTATTTACAAAgttaagagaagaagagaaagcaaaagaCCAAAGAAAATGACTTGTGCTTAATTCAGTTTCAAATTATGTTGCTTCCAAGGAAGACATTTGAGGCTACTGCAAGAACCAGTCCACCTACTTTTGCATTCACCTCCAACTCCATCACAACACTCACAAGCTATCCCAAGGGTTCCAAATACCTTTGAATATCCTACAACACAGAACATAGTCTTAATTAGTTCTACAAATCAATTTTGGGTTGCTTAATTTTGTGCCGTAGTTCTTACCTTGTTGTGAAAAGAGGGAAAGTGGCCTAGCTTCAACAGCTAAAGACTTCTCTGATGCACAAGCAACTAGAAGAATCACCAAAGCTAGCAAAGAGCTACTGGAATTGGAGACACCCATATCTGATCTCTATCTGGGTTACTTAGGTAGTAGTGGTTGATTTAGAACTATATAAATATCAGACCATACTCACCATAGaaatatatatacaagataAACAATGATGGTTTTCCTTTATTATATAAGCAATAGTTACAGGTCTTTGTCAATCTAGAAGGAGGGTTGGCATTCTTCTGTTTATATTGGTTAAGCTGGATTAAATTGATTAAAAAGTATGGTGGAAATGATGGGCTTCTAGAGTAGAGGCTGGGCACTCATGATGTAGTCATGTATACACCACACGCTTCTCAAGTTTCTTACGTCTCCACGGGGTGAGATTATCTGGAATTGCATAGAAGCTTCTCTCTCAATAAGTCTTCGAGGCGGTGAGTCAAATTGGGACCCTCCTATTTTAACCCTCTAGAATACAAGTCCATGACAATTTTTGGATCTTTGTGTGTTTCATTACTGTTCATATTTGCATTATTATCATGTCCTTGTTTAGAAAGTGAAAGGAAGTGGCATTATTGTGTGAGTTGTTGCACCCTTCGCAATGAAAGTTTCCAGGAAATTGCACAAGGATTTAACTATACAGAATGAAACTAACAGAGCTTATAGCTTTTAAGTGTTGAGAGACTACAATATTAATTTACTAGAAAGAAATTGAGACAACCTTTGCCAAAAGAGTGTGCTTTTTATAAATCAACTAGGTATTGGCAATCATTTTCCGGTATGCTTTGCGTGATAGAAAGGGTTGAACATGAAAAATGTGAGCAATTGCTACTTAATAGTCAAGGAAACTAAACTATAATAATTTATGAAATAGAGCCCAGATAGAAAGTACTGATCATAACTTGAAAACTGAAATCCTACAGATCAAATGAAGCGCCTGATGAGCCAAAAAGCTTTACATGAGTTGAACACACCATTTACATCACGAACCAGAACCCATATGTTTGTTGAAATCTAACTGATTCTTACGTCAACAACAAAAGAGCTCACACAAAAAGAGATTAAGCTAAACATATTACTACACTTCTTAAGTTCTCTCAGATAGCGTCAGGCCGTCAGTAGCTTCTAGATATAGTCCGAACCACTCCCGGGTTGCTCCAAGTCAGGGTGGATCCTGCTTCCTGGCCCCTGTGGGCGCCTGTAACAAATAGATACGgtaaaaatattattatatgCTTGGTCAAGTCTGAAACCTGATATATATTTTGGCGTGGAAACCAGAAAAGGTTGAACCCATTTACAACTCCATCAGTTTTGCTAAAAAAGGTGAAATGGGATTCAATGAACTACCAAACGGATTGACTAGTGATGTCCGTAAAGAAATTTTCTATTTTATATACCTTGCAAAATCTGGATCAAAATCAGGAAGCCCAGGCGGCCCATATGGATCAAAGCGAGCACCTGGAGGAACACCACTGTTCCAAAATAGATTCAACCAAACTTAGAACAGTATTACAAGTATAACACATGCACGATATGAGAAGAGAGTATAAAACTACTCACTCTGGTCTTTCAGCACCAAACCGAGGATCACGAATACCCCTGTTCCAAAAACACCCAAAGTTAGAACAGTAAAATCAACTATACATATCATGTGTGAGAGATAGGGGTCCAAAAAACTCACGGTAGTCCTCCAGGAAACCCCGGAAACCCAGGTTGTCCAACGTCCCCAAATCTACGATCATTGGGTCCTATTTTCACATGACAATAAACTTAGTCCCAACAACTTAACAAAATTGTTTTCCATCACATTGAAAGTTAAGAAGATCACATACCAACAAACATGCTTCCATCGTCAAAAGCACCCCTGAAAGATAAACATAACAAATATGTATTCAATATGGAACAGTTCAAATGGGAATAAATTTTAAGGACCAGCCACACAATGATTTTGCAAGTAAAATACCTAGAAGGCATTCCAGCACCAGGTCCAGGATAAAGATCGCTACCACCCACTGGATACCTAGGATACATTCCAGCGCCAGCCCCAGGATAAAGATCATCACCACCACCTGGATACCTTCCAGCACCAGGCCCAGGTCGATATCCAACTCTGCAAAGCAAGCCAGGATCTAGAGTAAACCACATTATGGAATTTTTGCGCATGATACATAAAGCAAGTTATTCCAAAACAAAATCGTGAACAGAAACTTTTTTATGAGTACACAACAAACAAAAATCTTAAGCATCATGCTACTACACCTCATACAAACAAACATCTCAGAGCAGAATTAAACTATTTATGAAAATACTTTAACAACTGCAGTTCCTCATAATTTTCACATGATTGATGGGGTGGCATTTTTTAATACTATACTATAGTACAATACCAAATTAGTGTGTGAATGTGCATGTGGATGTGTGggagagagagcaagagagaTACCCTGGAGATCCAGCACCATGCCCAGGCTCATTTGCTGATATATTAGTCAAGTCTGAACTGCCAGTTTccctaacaaaaacaattaaacagATAAAAAGCAGCACGTTCAGCGCATTCAGCAATCAAAAACTTTGGTATGCAAATTTGTGTATCTCAAGATAACTGTTCTAACTCAGTCTTACTAGCAGTCTAGCTCATCAAATCCATATTGAAACCAACATGTTTAGCATTCCATGATTTAAAACGCAACAACTCCATAACAGAACCAAAATAAGATACAAGATGGGCCCGAATTTACCTTGTTGGCTTGGGTGTGGAAGACCCCTCCAATTTCGACAAAACTTGAGCGTTGAGATTCTTCACTAGGGTGTCCAAGTTCTTAAACTGTGATGAGTAATTACTGCCCTCATTTTCTTGCACATAATCACCAACACTGCAAAATTTATTCCCAAAACCCAATTAACAACCAAGAATTCAAAGACTACCCAATTCCAAAACAAACACAGAATCAAAGCAAAAACCTACTTAAATTCACAGTGAACGTTCTGAGAAGCCCCATCAGCCAGAGCATCTACACTCAATGTTCCATCAATCACAAGACACTTCACCAGAACCTTCTTCGAACCCTTTTCCGGGTTCAAATACACGAACGCGTACTCGTTCTCCAGCTCGTTCCATTTCTCAATACCCACTTcctctacaaaaaaaaaaaccccaaataCACAAAatttatttagggtttagggtttttaggACAGAGCAGGGTTTAGTACAATTCAAAAGGGTGAGTGACGTACCAGTTGCGGAAGAGGAGAGGGCGTTTTCGGAAAAAGCAGGGCGGCCGGCGGCGATTAACTCGTAGCCGGAGGCGGCGAAGGAAGCGTGAACGGCAAAGGCGACCTTGTCGTTTTGGTTGCGGAAAGATGGGCGCGCGGCTCGGATGACGGCCATGACCGACTTGTCGTTCGCCATTGCTTCTGCTTGGGATTGATAAATTGATTGATTGATCTCGGTGGGTTTTGTATCTTTCTTGCGAGGGAGGAAATTAGAGACTTCGGGAATTTCGCAATTCAGATATATATAGTTACTGATAGGCGATGCTGGCCCACTAACCGACCCAAATGGGACTTCTTTTCGGACCAGGATCCGAATTGAATAGTACAAAGCTACCGACTAGGCCCAATCTGTGAAGTCAAGATAAAAACGTAGGATGAGAAAACTAAACaagtaataaaataaaaaagtagggTGAGATGAACAATTGGTAAAGTGGTGGTAATCTCACCCGTATTTATCAGGGTTTGTGATGATGCTACGTACACTTTGTAGTGGAAGGTTCTaagtttgcattttttttttctttttcttaacaTCGTTTTGAGACGTATTATAGAGATGATTTGGTTTTGAGACGATAATCTGGAAATGTATTCCGAAAGTTTGTTTTGGATTACAATTTACACGTCCATTATTTTTGTTCATTGCATTGCTTAATTAATGCAAAGAAACATGTTCTGAAATCTATTACCATGTTTTCAAAACTTACTTTTCCTCCTTCGTAGTTATAAATTTTTGAATGGTTCTAAGCGCTCTCATATTTTAGagtttgtatatatatttacgagAATATTGAGTTAAGATAATAAGTCTCTTGTAAGCAAAGGTTTAATTTAGAAACTCGGTACTTTGAGGTGTTGCAAAATGATTAAAGGAAATTGCAACAAGAAACAACCACTTATTATGATAAAAAATGAAATTACCACTATAGTGAAGAGAAaagatactttttttttgtgtggTTCTTTGCCCCAAAACGTACTTTATTATTATCAGAAACAAAGTTCTTTCATTTTCTGCAAGACTGCAACTGTGGTAATTGGTATCAATCTCATAGATCCATAAGATTATatcttttttgtttcatttttctttaaattcgAATCATCAAAGGCACTAATAATGTACGTGGCTTCAGAATCATATTCTACGATTTATCATTCTCTTTACAGTAACATTACCTCAAATCGATCAACACCCATTTACATACAAGTAACAAAACTAGCTAATAACTTGGGGACTACCAATCTCTGGCTTTTTATGTCTTGCAGCAGTGGCTCTTATGTAACAGAAAACTGCCACCAAGAAAGTGGTGGCAAGCCCTCCGAGAATCACACCGCCTCCGGCGACTGACCTGTCCGCATGGTGGTGCTTCTTGAGGTGGATCTGCTGCTCTAGTATACTCACACTGTCTCCGCTCTCTGGTGCTTCTGCTTCTTTTGGAGATTGCTCATTGCTTGGGCTTAAAGCTGGTGCATTCTGGTGCTTGCCCATTTTCCTAATCATAGGTGCTTGTGCACTGTACGGACTTGGAGCCGAAGCCATTGTTAAACTCACACAAGCACTTGCTAAGATGAAGCAAAGGAGAAGAAACTGAGCCATTTTGAGGAGATGGGATTGTTGAGGGATGAAGATGAGCTTGTGTTTCTGAAGCAATGGGGTTATGAGGATGATGAAGATGGTGCCTTTGGGAACTATATATATAAGGGCTTGAAATTTTGAACAGGAAGATGGTGCTGTAGATCCTATATTTGTGTGCCTCGATCAGAAATTTCCCTAGTGTCGGATTCTAGGAATAATATAATCACTCTGCGTACTTTGAATTAACGGGGTTGTCTGTGAACGGGGGAGATGAAGGGAGATTACACGTGTAAGCATTAGAATATTAGGAATACAACTAAGAAGGGAACAAGATCACCAACATGTTTATATGTCAAGTTGTAATATGAGATTAAGTTGGATTAGTATAAGTAATGTCAGATTAAAATTAACTATGGCCAGCTCCAGTTCCTATAAATCTCAGGAATAGAAGATGGTCAGAAGGTGCTCCCAATTTTTTGTTGGGGATTACAATATTAATCCTCATTGCTTGGGGTGGCAAAATCATTAATCTTCAATCCCCAATTCCCCATTATCACAAGGGGAGTGATCAAACATTGTTTTAGTAGGTCTAGCCTTCTAGGTAGCTATACCATCTAGGTGACTTCATCATTGTCTCCTAGATGTTTCTTTGAAAGCAAGAGTTATAAGAAAATTATAGAAATTAATTGGTAAAACAAAATTAAGAAAACAACCTAGACTCTTTCTTCAGtaaccatttttcttttctttgttagaTATGTAATATATTCTCTTGTTGTTGACTAACTAGCTCCTATATGGATTTAGTGTCAACCTAAAGATTAACAGAAGGTGCATGATGTCTTCTGTGAACATTTTAAGAACATCATAAGTACTCTTACTAGACATTATGTTGAGAATGCTTGCACAGAACATGCTAGCTAAAGATATATGCTTGCTATTTCCTGAAATCATACATTCATGTATTGGCTTTGCATACTGATCGAAATTGTCAACGTATCATATTGATCATGGGATATGTATATAGATCGACCACTAATTCTGAAAAAATGTTGTATGACATCTTGATTTGTAAATGAATATTCCCCATGTGTTTGCAAATCTACTAAATACGTCAAGTGGTGTCACTCGGTCCCATGAATTTCTAGCAATTTCA
This region includes:
- the LOC133721189 gene encoding probable proteasome inhibitor, with product MANDKSVMAVIRAARPSFRNQNDKVAFAVHASFAASGYELIAAGRPAFSENALSSSATEEVGIEKWNELENEYAFVYLNPEKGSKKVLVKCLVIDGTLSVDALADGASQNVHCEFNVGDYVQENEGSNYSSQFKNLDTLVKNLNAQVLSKLEGSSTPKPTRETGSSDLTNISANEPGHGAGSPGVGYRPGPGAGRYPGGGDDLYPGAGAGMYPRYPVGGSDLYPGPGAGMPSRGAFDDGSMFVGPNDRRFGDVGQPGFPGFPGGLPGIRDPRFGAERPDGVPPGARFDPYGPPGLPDFDPDFARRPQGPGSRIHPDLEQPGSGSDYI
- the LOC133722802 gene encoding uncharacterized protein LOC133722802, whose amino-acid sequence is MASAPSPYSAQAPMIRKMGKHQNAPALSPSNEQSPKEAEAPESGDSVSILEQQIHLKKHHHADRSVAGGGVILGGLATTFLVAVFCYIRATAARHKKPEIGSPQVIS